The Gossypium arboreum isolate Shixiya-1 chromosome 4, ASM2569848v2, whole genome shotgun sequence DNA segment AAAatttctctctctatatttatagtctataatatatataaaacacgagtttagaaaaaattttaaaccAACGAGAATACCCTTTATTTTCTATCATATTActaaattaacatttaaaaacatgtataatgtaatttaaaattatcagtcataaatttatttaaaagtaaGTTGAGATAATTTTTTGACTCTAAAATAGAATTATAACTTGAATCAAAATTTAAGCATAActgattttatcttttaattgTCACTTAATTAGTGTTGGacttatatattaattaaaaattatgtttAGAACTGTAAATAACATCCATTAGTAGCATCTAAGAAAAATCATCggtaaaaaaatgaaattgaactACAATGACACTAAAGAACACTGGAGAGATAAGTAAAATCATTTTTATTGGTGATTACATAAGataatatatgttaattttaaatatttttatgagtTGTTATATTTCGtatttttagtaaataaataattaaaagaaagttTATAATGGGATGTAATATACCATTTAAATATTTGTGTATTCATTGGAATAAATTTTTTCCTATTGTCGTCTCAAATGGTTATAAAAAATGAAGTTACTTTATTCtccaattattttttaataaataaatatcacttttctttttataaaataaataccacTTTTTAATGGGTATTTTAAGTACATTAATATATAACTTTTAATACATATATTCTAAACTTGTTTAAACTTTTATCATGAAAGTTTTGCATTCAGAGAATATTTCAGTTACTTTGTTCGTTTTACAATTTATATTCATGATTCGTAGTTACCCTTCTTAATAATATCACTTTTAAAGATCAAATCTGCGTTATATTTTTAGGAGTGCAATGTATTTTACTAATGCATTTCTTAATAATATCACTTTCAAGGGTCAAACCCGCGTTATCTTTTTAGGGGTGCAATGCGTTTTACCGATAATCGACActttttcatttacattcttaatATATATACTAGTTCTATGGTATAGACACGTTGTGAGTAAAAAAACGTATGTGAATAATATACTTATAAAAATTGTATTGTAAAATTAAACGAGATAttgattaaaatgattaaattaaaagtttaaaattcaTTTGACATAAGTTCAAATCTTattatagtattattttattaaaaatatgtaaagaCAAAATAACCTTATATtagtatttataattttgtaagAAGAtggatattttaataatttttctaatCAAGTTGGTGTCTAATTGACTCGTGGCACCAActcaatcaaaatttaaattgTGTGTATATATACGACGGATATTCACTTGTACCAATGTTACACACtttcattttttaatattaacattttaataatttaaccgtcatattttatttttaccatttatataaattatttatattaaatttgacataaattaaaatctatactattatttaagcttTTAATTGAATTGACCCCACAAGTTGAAATTTTATACTTTTacatattttaatcaatatattttatatgatttatataaataactttcaattatttcatatatattaatataaataatcatTTAAATCGAAGAGATATCAAATTGactaaaaattgaattataataataaaagctACTCTAGCTTTACTTTTACAATGATGTACCTCTCTATATATGTAGTAACCAAAATTTAATAGCCTTCAAGGCTAAAACAAATGGAGGAAACTAGAAACTGTAACTTATAATGTCTTGAATATATGAATGAGAAGTCTACAGAATCCAATTGTTACATATCTATCCGAAAGAAAGAACTCGTCATCGCCTCGATGCGCCTTTGCTTGCTTTACCGAGGGGAGGAAAATCGTCGTTTCCACATAGAAACGAATCATTCTTCGTTGTTTTAGTAGCTTCTCGATCGGGTTTATCCTTGATTACTTGATCATTTCGATGTTGGTTTTGTTGAACGATTGCCTTAACAAAAGAAGAATTTATAACCGGCTTTTGATGATGGCCTTGCGGAGCTGAAGAAGGAGAGACGATGAATGGTTTAATTCTCGATAATTCCGGATCCGGCAAAAATTTGTACGGAAGTTTGCTTTCGTCCATTCTCCGGAATGTAATGGATATCCTGCATGATGAAATTGTTGAGCATATGGATATTCGAGGTAATTAATCGGAAAAGACAAAGATTGGATACCTTTTCCCTGGAACAGCTGGGACACAATGCTTAGCAATGTCGGCTCCGTTACCGTTTAGAATAAGCACAGATCTGCATACCCGAGCGTTAGGTTAGAACTGAGACGGCAATAATCAAATTGGTTCACATTCAGCAAAGGACATAAGAACATACCCTACAGGCAAAGGTATCGATACAGGTCCTGAAAACTCTCCCGGACTCACAATCTTCAAACTCGAACCGAAGAGAATATTGCATTGAGTCAAAAACGACACGGTGCAAAATGGCCTTAGAAAGTCATGGTGATCAATATGTGGAGGAATACAATCCCCTTCATCGTAAATGTTCACGATACAACTATTCGGAACACACATAGTAGGCAAAACATGCCATCTGACCATCCTTTTGATCATTTGCTTAAACAATGGGGGTAAAGGATCAACTTCTTCTTCTCTAAGGATCCCTGGTGGGTTCCCGTTTTTATCCTGTAATTTGAAATTCAGGACCAAAATGCGCAAAACCGAGGAAAATAAAGAACTAAAGAGTCGAAAGTTAGTAAATTACCACTGCATAGTTATAACAACAACCAAATTGTATCGTAACACGACCTTTACCACGCATCCATTTCCTCGGTTCTGAATATGTACGATCTACAAACATTCAAAATGTATTAATACGAAAAGCAATACTACCATTCATGCTAATACTCAAGATAATTGGTTAATTCATAGCAAGCTATTTCGACCTAAAGTTCAATGAATCATTCGAGTTCTAAAGCTTATTTATACCTCTAAGTTGCCCTTTTTGGCCCATACGTTGAAGATTATATACGCATTCGACGATCTTTTTCTGTTCTTCGGCATTGAAGACCTTCGTATGGAGCTCGAGTCCTTTAAGAACATTCATCGATTTACCGTTGATCTTCTCCATTTGAACGAAATCCTTTTTTCTTACAACTTGGGAGAATCTAATATGTTCCTTTTGTTCTTCAGACAATCCATTGTCTGAGGATGTACTTCCACTTCCACCAAGTCCATCATTAAGCAATATATCGTATTTCGCCGCCGGTGGGGGCGGCGATGTACGAGCTAGTTGTTTTCCGGTCACCGGATTTGATATTAGGGTATTATTTGAGGTCACAGTTGATTCGCTACCTGATTCGCTACCTGATTCGCTACCTCTTTCTGGAATTGAAATAATAATCAGATTATTACAACATTCACATATCAGAATCAATTGAGTTAAAATTTTTCCCAAGTAACATACAAGCAATCAAAGTAAAGAATAAAATTTTCcaagaaaaagtaaaaaaattccCAGAAAACTGGTGTTGAAAAGAATTATAAACAGTGAGATTCAAAGCAACTTACTGTTCAAGAGCTGATGAATTCGTTCCTCTAAAAGAGCCTCGCAGTGTTGACAAAAACCCTGAGAT contains these protein-coding regions:
- the LOC108459426 gene encoding RNA demethylase ALKBH9B-like translates to MAGYIPGKLTDSAGRTGTIGLLKTLNRDELLEVLSQGFCQHCEALLEERIHQLLNKRGSESGSESGSESTVTSNNTLISNPVTGKQLARTSPPPPAAKYDILLNDGLGGSGSTSSDNGLSEEQKEHIRFSQVVRKKDFVQMEKINGKSMNVLKGLELHTKVFNAEEQKKIVECVYNLQRMGQKGQLRDRTYSEPRKWMRGKGRVTIQFGCCYNYAVDKNGNPPGILREEEVDPLPPLFKQMIKRMVRWHVLPTMCVPNSCIVNIYDEGDCIPPHIDHHDFLRPFCTVSFLTQCNILFGSSLKIVSPGEFSGPVSIPLPVGSVLILNGNGADIAKHCVPAVPGKRISITFRRMDESKLPYKFLPDPELSRIKPFIVSPSSAPQGHHQKPVINSSFVKAIVQQNQHRNDQVIKDKPDREATKTTKNDSFLCGNDDFPPLGKASKGASRR